The genomic segment GGCATCGTTGATGCTGTTCACCTTATAGGTCGGGTGGTTGACCAGCATTTTCTTGACGCCGCGCGCCTTGGCTTCCTCGAACACGGCGAAGATTTCAGCGGTGCCAAGATGGCCGCCGGCGAGGATGATATCGCCCTCGGCGATGAGATCGAGAATCTGTTTCACCTCGTCGATGAGCTTGCCGTCGGCGCCAAACACCGTCAGCGGAATCGGCTCGAGCATTTTCTTGGCGGTCGTCGGGAAGGTCTTCACGGTACCCGCCGCCAATACATCGATATGGTTCTTGGCCGACAGGGTCGGCATCCACACCTGCTTGGCGCCGATCTTGATGGCGTGATCGACCGCATGCGGATTGAACCCGCCCGACGCATTGTTGAGCACGATACCCGAGAACAGCTTGACGCCGGTATTGGGCACCAGTTTCTCGAGAATGATAGCGTGCGGCGTGCCGAGATAGAAATGATCTTTGTAGAGCAACGCCCGGAATTTCGCCTCGGCGCAATCCATCATCGCATCGTGATGATCGAGAATGCGCGGCATGGCGGCGGGGCCGCTGTGGCAATGCAGATCGATGGCGCCGACCAGGAGCTTTTCGATTTCAGCGGCGCGCGGATGGGGTTGTTTCGTGGTCGTCATGGGATCCTCCGTTAAACAGTTTCGTTGGGCATCGGATAATCATCGGCATTGATCACCCAGCCGGCCTTCTTCGAAAAATCGAGACGTGGTGGGGAGAAAATGTCGATCATCTGGTTCAAGCCGGGCACGACCGATCGCGAGGTGTGAACCGATGGCGGCGGGATTACCGTCAAGGACGGGGCGGCCATAAACTCATGCTCGTCGTCGCGCCAGATGCGCATATCCGGCGTCCACGGCCAGCGGATGTCATGGATATAGGCGCCGTCGATCACCAACGAGCCTTGTTCGAAATCGTCATGATGATGCGGCGAGAGCTTGGCGATGTCGCGCACGCCGTCTCTGGGATCAAGCATGTTCACCATCAAGGTGGTGCAGCGGAAGATGCGGCCAAAGCGGCCCTCGCCACCGGCAATCTCCAGACTGTAGCGGCGGATCTTCCAGCCACCGCGCGGGTGCGGCCAGGCCTGCAACGGCGTCACATTGGGATGCGGCTCAGCATAAGACGCCGCGTTGGCGCAGCGGGCGGCGAGGTCTTCCGCCGCTGTCGAGAAAATCCGGATGATGCGGCCGTCATCGGCGGCGACGACTTCGGAATCGCCCGGCGGGATGAAGGCAATGGAATAGCCTGGCGTCTGAACGGTCTCAGCGCCGGCCGCGAGGCTGGCGCCTGTCCGCGCATCGGGCAGCAGCACGCAATATTCGTCGGGCTGGCCCTGGCGCGTCAGCTTGGCGCCGGCCTTGACGTCGGAGAAAGCGACGAGAAAATTCTGGCCACGCGCATACCAGGTGCGAACCAGCGGCTCGTTGTCCTGCGGTGGCTCTGAATAAAAGCGGGCATAGTCAGCGCCAGCGAAAGCTGTCACGGGCGCCGCCTTGGCTGCGGGCGCAGGCGCTAGCTTGGCGCGCGGATCCTCGGCATGGAAGGCCATCATTCTCTCCCTAGCTGGCGACTTTCAAGGCGGACATCTCGGCCAGGGCCTGGGCCGCCGCCTTCCGGAGAAATCCCTGATCGGACGAAACGATGAAGGCGCTGGCGCCACGGGCGGCGAAATCGGCCGCCTCCTCGGCGCCATCGACCATGACGCAGACCGGTTTGCCGACTTTCTTGGCGGCGGCGATAATCGCATCGACCGCATCGCGCACGACCGGCGCATCGCGGGTCGGCGCGCCAAAGGCGA from the Beijerinckia sp. 28-YEA-48 genome contains:
- a CDS encoding DUF6282 family protein, which produces MTTTKQPHPRAAEIEKLLVGAIDLHCHSGPAAMPRILDHHDAMMDCAEAKFRALLYKDHFYLGTPHAIILEKLVPNTGVKLFSGIVLNNASGGFNPHAVDHAIKIGAKQVWMPTLSAKNHIDVLAAGTVKTFPTTAKKMLEPIPLTVFGADGKLIDEVKQILDLIAEGDIILAGGHLGTAEIFAVFEEAKARGVKKMLVNHPTYKVNSINDADIRGLAALGAVMEHSICMFVEGGSKKFEPAELKRVIDLVGTNKTVLSSDLGLLNAPRPVDGYREIVGHLLDLQFTDAEIKAMTGDNAAALLNLDAETKH